The DNA sequence AGCGCCGCCAGCTGCGTGCCCACGCCCCAACTGTGCCCGTCCCGGTCGCGACGGAACGCCAGCGTTGGAGCCGCGATCACGTTGGCGCTTTCGACGTGGGACCCCGATTCCACGGTCAAGCGGTGGTAGCCGAAGGGCAGCGGCGCGTCGGTGGTCAGGACGCCCTCGGCCACCGACAACGAGATCACTCCATCGCCTTCGAGGTGCACCTCGGCCCGCACCGGACCGGCCGCGGCCCAGTGCACGCGGGGTAAGGTGCCATCCCACGCCACCAACACCGGGGGGAGCGCAGTCGTCCGTACCGCCTCCTGGTGGGCGCGTAGCGCGTCGGGCGCATCGGACGCGCGCGCGATCGCGGCACCGAGCGCGGCGCAGACACGCACCAGGGTGTCTGGCGCCACCTCGACGGGCCGGTCGAGACCGTCGAAATAGTGTGTCTTGACGCCGTAGGCAGCAGCGAGCTCGGCGAGCGCGGCACGCTCACGTTCAGGGGAAACAACGGGAGAACCCACGACCAGACGCCCCGACGAAGGAAGTGATGCACCAGGCGCCGCAGAATGCGTCCCCGGGGAAGGCACGCGCAACGTGATGCGGCGGATCGGCACTTCCGGTCGGCGCAGTGCCAGAGCAACGGCCCGCTACGTCGCGGGCGAGCAAGGTCCTAGAGCAAACCCGCCGCTCCCGCGCGCCGCTCGTTGGCCCGTTGCTCCAGGACGCCCCGCACGAAGTCGATCAAGGCCTCCCTGCCCACTCCCGGGAACGCCGCGGCGTGGGCATCGAGGTCGAGCGCCAGCAGCGCCTCGTCCACCGGCTGGTCGGAGGTCCAGACCCGCTCCAGCACGGTGCAGGCTGCGTCCAGGAACGCCCGCTGTCCGTTCAACAGCGAACGGTCCGCCGGCACCGGGCCGTGGCCCGGAAGTGGAAGGAGGTCATCCAGATGGTCCAACACTTCGCGCGTCCCGCCCACGGTACCATCCCCGAACCAGGGAAGTCCTTGCTCGATCACATCGCCCACCGCCATGACCCCCGCGCCCGGGAGGCGCACGATCAGGTCTCCGTCCGTGTGCGCAGGGCCGGGATGCCGGACCTCCACCATCCCCTCCCAACCCGGCGGACTCCAGGCGTCCTGCACCTCGAGGGTTGGAGCCGTCACTCGCACCGCGCCCAGGTCCTGGACGCGAACCTGATCCCGGTCCAGCACGTCTTCGACCTGTTGGCGGTCCGCCTCGCTCAACGCCCTGCCGTCGTCCGTCTCCCCGTTGGTCAACCAGCGCTGCAGCCGCTCCGAGCGGGCCGTCAGCCGGTCGATCTCTTCTTGGAAGCGTGCCTCCCCGTCCTCGCGTATGCGCCGCGCTGCGTTCGCCTGGGCGACGATCTGCACGTTCGGGAACGAGTCCGCGAACACCTGGTTCCCACCCATGTGATCCCAGTGCCAGTGGCTGTTGACCACCCAACGGACCGGTAGGTCCGTGCGCGCGCGGATCTCCCGCAACAGATCCAGGGCGGCACGGGGCGTGTCCCGCGTGTCGACGACCAGGACTCCGTCCGAACCAATGACGATCAGGGAGGTCGCATACTGTGAATAGGGCACGCCTTCCTGCACGACGCTCGCGAGGACGCCCGGTCGCCACTCCTCGATGCGCCAGATCCCGGTGGGATCCTGCGCGACCAGGGGCGTGGACGCCGCAGCCAGGGGCCAGAGCGCGGCCGCCGCAAGCGAGCGAAGCCGTTCCACGCTGCGTCGTCGCGCGACCATTCTCCCTCCGCTCCAGGACAGATGCATGCGCCAGACCGAGGTCCCAGGGACGAGGTCACGTACGCGGGCGGCGGGCCACGCTTTCAGCCCCATACGGGGCAATCCGCGTCCGGACACAGCATCCGGCGTTCGGGCTCAGCGGCTCCCGCCGAGCCGTTGCACGATCTCGACGCGCCGGTTCAGCGCGCGGCCGGCTTCGCCGGTGTTGGTGGACACGGGCGCCAGGGGGCCGACCCCGCGGGTCTCCAGCCTGGACGCGGACACGCCGTGGTCTCGCACCAGCGCCTCACGCACTGCCGCGGCTCGCTCGGCGGAAAGCCTCAGATTGCCCTCCAACGTTCCGGTATCGTCGGTGTGCCCCACCACGTAGAAGTCTCCGGGCGCATCCGACAGGTACGTTGCGATCACGGCCAGGGCCGCAGCGGACTCCGGTTCGATCGCCGCGCTGCCGGTGGCGAAGTGGATGTCGTAGATCGCGATCTTCCCGGTCTCGGCGATCTCGGAGCGCATCCGCTCGAGATCCAGGCTCACAGTGCCCTCCTCCATCGCCGCCACGGTGAGCTCCTCGACCATGTACAGATCCTGGTTCGTGGAGATCAGCACACAGACGTACAGCGTGTGGCTTCCCCGCGTGCGGCTTGCCACCAGATAGTAGTCGGGCTGCGTCGCGATGCGGTCGAGATCGCTCCGCCCCACGCGGCCGTCCGTGTTCCGGTAGGCCCGCGCGTTGAGGGGCGCTCCAGAACGCATGTAGACCTTGCGGATTGTCTGCTGCAGGGGCAGGCCCGGACCCGACGACACGTGCGTGGTGAAGCCGGCGGACGCGATTTCCCGTTCGTAGCTGCGAAAGACCTCGAGCGTGCTCTTGTCCCGAGGCTTGGTCAGCACCCGGCTCAGCAGCGCACCTTCGACCCGAGCGACCTCAGGGTCGGCCGCGATCTCGACCGGGTACTCCAGCGCATCGTAGTCCGCCTCGTAGACTCCCTTCTCGACGCTCCCCGCGAAGGCACTCAACACGTTCTGGGCGGCGCCCGCCTGGACCGTGACCAGGGCCAAGGCGGCTGCAGTCAGGGCCATACCGGCGCGGCGGATCGGGGGTCTCGGCATCTGTCCCTCCCTGGAGAGTGTGCGGCATCCAAGGAGCCCAACGGCGAAACGGTGCTGGCGGGGACACCAACGCGCGAGCGGCGGCGCCTCAGCCCCCTGTACCGGCTGCACCCGCCCGCGAGGGCGCCAGCAGGCGCTCGAAGCGATCGAGGCAGCTCGTCCAACCGAACTGGTGCCCGTCCCTCGCTTCGACGCTCGGGAAACGCTCGTGGGTCACGGTGACCTCCGTTCCTTCCCCGGACGCGACAAACTCCACCGTGACCAGCGTCTCACCCATCCGGTGCGCCTCCTCACGCCAATCCCAGGTGTAGACCAGTCGGTGCGGGCGATGGACGACGCGATAGGTTCCGTAGGCCGTGTAGCGCTCCTCGTCTCCCCGCATCCGGATCTCGTAGCCTCCGCCCACCCGCAGGTCCACGCTGGCCTCCTCGACCACGGCGTGCTCGGGGCAGGCCCACTGCTTCATCTGCGCCGGGTCGGTCCAGGCACGGAACACGCGCTCGAGGCCCGCCTCGACGCGTCGTGAGACCTTCACGGTCGACGTCTCCCCCATCATCCCTCCTCCTCTGCCGCCGTAGGCGCAGTGCGCTCGAGGTACCGAGCCAACCCGTCCAGCTGCTGCTCCCAGAACCGCTGATAGCGCCCCACCCAATCGGCCACGTCCTTGAGCGGCGTCGGATCCAGGACGCAGCGGCTGACCCGCCCCTCCCGGGTACGCCGCACCAGGTGCGCCCCCTCCAACACGCGCAGGTGCTTGGAAATGGCGGGGCGGGTGATCTCGAAGGGCGCGGCCAGCTCTCCCACGGTGGCTTCCCCTTCCGTCAGGCGGGCCAGGATCGCCCGCCGTGTCGGGTCCGAGAGCGCGTGGAGGGTCCGGTCCAGGGTCGGATCGGTCTCGGCAAGAATGGTAACCATATGGTTACCATTAGCGCCGAACCGTTCCCTGGTCAAGGCAGGGATCCGTTCGACCCAGGCCTCAGTACCGCAGCAATCGCGTGAACTTCAGCGCCAGCGCCCGGTTGCGGAGCCCGGTTCCACCCGGTCCCGTATCGCGCTCATCGGTCCATACCACGAACAGCTCGCTGCCCGGCCGGTACTCCCAGCGGAAGCGGACGTTGCTGGAGAGGCTGTTGGCGTCTTCGTTGTACTGGAACAGGCTGCTCGCGAACATGCGCGCGGTGAAGGCGTAGTCCGCGCGCAGTCGCAGCACGGTTTGAGTGGATTCGCCAACGGGTAGGTCGATGAAGTTCAGGCTGACACCGGGCTCCAGCGAGAGGCGCTGCGTGACCACCACCCTGCCCTGGTTCACGCTGAGCGAACGGATGGACCCGTCGTAGAACTCGCCCCAATTGAAGGCGACGTTCCCGGAAAGTCGCCGCTGCGGCCCGAAATTGTAGGACAGCCGGTAGTCGGTGAACTCGTAGGCACCGGGAACGATGGTCAGGTCGGAGGACACCTCGAACGGGTCGACCAGACGCTCGAACGCCTTGGTGGTCTGGAAGAACACCTGGTCGCTGTTCTCCAGCTCGATGTTGAAGTTGGCTTCCTGACTGCGGGACTCCATGCGTCCCTGGCGGTCCTCGAAGTAGTCCACCGTAGCCACCCAGGTCAGCTTGCGGACCGCCTCCACGGCGGCCGGACGCGGGCTGAAGCGGGCGGATGTGGACCACTTGCGAAAGCCACTCCTCCTCAAGAAACCCACCTCGGGGTTGAAGTCGGCACCCACCTCCAGTGCAGAAGCAGTCAGCCCGTACTTGTCCGCAGCGTAGGCGCCTTGCACCTGCCAGCTCTGATCGTCGGAACCGTAGCCCGAGGTGGCGGTCTGGGCCCAGTAGGCGCCCAGATTCAGATTGGTGAAGAACGCGAACGCCGCGTCCACGCCATAGGCCTGATTGGAGCCCTCGCCCCCGGCGGCCTGCGAGCGATTGGTGAAGAGCGCGCCGATGGAGCTGCGCTTCAGGATGTCGCGTTTGACGCGCAGCACGGAGTAGTTCGTGGACGGGATCCCCGCCGCGTCCACGCCTCCGGCCTGGATGTTCATGGCGCCCACGCCGAAGGAGCCCACCTTGCCCGTGACGCGCGCCCCCGCCTGGATGGGCACCAGCTCACCGCTCTGAAGCCCGATGCGGCGGCTGTAGAACAGTGAAGGCGCGTCTCCGCCGCCTCCTCCGAAACCGCCACCCCCTCCGCCACCACCACCACCCCCTCCACCGCCGCCGCCCCCGCCGAATCCGAACCCACCCCCGCCGCGGCCGAAGTCGAACATGCCGCGCCCCTCGAGGAAGAACTCGCGCTTCTCGGGGAAGAAGAGGCTGAAGCGGGTGAGGTTGACCTGCTGCTCGTCCACTTCGACCTGCGCGAAGTCGGTGTTCAGCGTGAGGTCGGCGGTGAGGTTGGATGTGAGCGCGTACTTGAGGTCGACCCCCACATCACCACTCGTGCGATTGTCCACGACCGGATCGGCCGTACGGTCGGTATTGAGCCCCGCCAGCCCGTAGGGCTTGATTTCCACGTTGCTGCCGGCCGGCGGAAGATCGAGCCCCACCAGGGTGCCTCCGGAGGAGACGCGGTTGAGCGCCTGTGGTCCGGCCAGGAAGGCCGGGACCGGATTCAGGTACGCCCACTCGTTCTTGTGGCGGATGGAACGCCGCATCTGGATGCCCCAGAGCGGCTCCGGCCCCTCCTTGTAGCGCAGCGACTTGAAGGGGATCGCCATCTCGAGCGTCCAGCCTCCGTCGAAGCGGCCCGCGGCCACGTCCCATACGGGATTCCAATCGGTGTTGGGGCCACCTTCATCCACGACCTGGTAGTCGGAGCGGCCCCCCAACGGATTGGCGTAGAACATCGATCCGCTGCGCCGATCGTAGAACGTGTCCAGCATCACACCGAAGTGCTCGTTGTTGCGGAGTCCGGGCGTATCGCGGCGCAGCTCGTTGGCGATCCAGGTCGAGGGCGGAGAGGAGTCCCAGCAGCGGCAGGTGATGTACAGGTTCTCGTCGTCGTAGGAGATCCAGACGTCCGTGCGCTCCGTGGAGGGCGCCCCTGAGACCGGGGCCGCCTGGATGAAGTCGCCGAAGGGCTCATTGCCTTCGTAGACCGGCTCGTCCAGGCGGCCGTCGAGACGGAGTGGCTCACTCAAGCGGATGGCCCGCACGGTGGCGCGCCCGGAGGCGTCACGCGTGATCGAGGCGGGGGCCGCAGGAGCGGGCGATCCGTCGATCACCGAGCGCTCGGGCTGGCTCCCCACGTCATTGCCGGCCTGCTGCGCGGCC is a window from the Gemmatimonadota bacterium genome containing:
- a CDS encoding OmpA family protein gives rise to the protein MPRPPIRRAGMALTAAALALVTVQAGAAQNVLSAFAGSVEKGVYEADYDALEYPVEIAADPEVARVEGALLSRVLTKPRDKSTLEVFRSYEREIASAGFTTHVSSGPGLPLQQTIRKVYMRSGAPLNARAYRNTDGRVGRSDLDRIATQPDYYLVASRTRGSHTLYVCVLISTNQDLYMVEELTVAAMEEGTVSLDLERMRSEIAETGKIAIYDIHFATGSAAIEPESAAALAVIATYLSDAPGDFYVVGHTDDTGTLEGNLRLSAERAAAVREALVRDHGVSASRLETRGVGPLAPVSTNTGEAGRALNRRVEIVQRLGGSR
- a CDS encoding DUF5916 domain-containing protein, coding for MLRTHPAGRALALTLLSYSLSGAAPLRAAQQAGNDVGSQPERSVIDGSPAPAAPASITRDASGRATVRAIRLSEPLRLDGRLDEPVYEGNEPFGDFIQAAPVSGAPSTERTDVWISYDDENLYITCRCWDSSPPSTWIANELRRDTPGLRNNEHFGVMLDTFYDRRSGSMFYANPLGGRSDYQVVDEGGPNTDWNPVWDVAAGRFDGGWTLEMAIPFKSLRYKEGPEPLWGIQMRRSIRHKNEWAYLNPVPAFLAGPQALNRVSSGGTLVGLDLPPAGSNVEIKPYGLAGLNTDRTADPVVDNRTSGDVGVDLKYALTSNLTADLTLNTDFAQVEVDEQQVNLTRFSLFFPEKREFFLEGRGMFDFGRGGGGFGFGGGGGGGGGGGGGGGGGGFGGGGGDAPSLFYSRRIGLQSGELVPIQAGARVTGKVGSFGVGAMNIQAGGVDAAGIPSTNYSVLRVKRDILKRSSIGALFTNRSQAAGGEGSNQAYGVDAAFAFFTNLNLGAYWAQTATSGYGSDDQSWQVQGAYAADKYGLTASALEVGADFNPEVGFLRRSGFRKWSTSARFSPRPAAVEAVRKLTWVATVDYFEDRQGRMESRSQEANFNIELENSDQVFFQTTKAFERLVDPFEVSSDLTIVPGAYEFTDYRLSYNFGPQRRLSGNVAFNWGEFYDGSIRSLSVNQGRVVVTQRLSLEPGVSLNFIDLPVGESTQTVLRLRADYAFTARMFASSLFQYNEDANSLSSNVRFRWEYRPGSELFVVWTDERDTGPGGTGLRNRALALKFTRLLRY
- a CDS encoding SRPBCC domain-containing protein, translated to MMGETSTVKVSRRVEAGLERVFRAWTDPAQMKQWACPEHAVVEEASVDLRVGGGYEIRMRGDEERYTAYGTYRVVHRPHRLVYTWDWREEAHRMGETLVTVEFVASGEGTEVTVTHERFPSVEARDGHQFGWTSCLDRFERLLAPSRAGAAGTGG
- a CDS encoding metalloregulator ArsR/SmtB family transcription factor; translation: MVTILAETDPTLDRTLHALSDPTRRAILARLTEGEATVGELAAPFEITRPAISKHLRVLEGAHLVRRTREGRVSRCVLDPTPLKDVADWVGRYQRFWEQQLDGLARYLERTAPTAAEEEG
- a CDS encoding MBL fold metallo-hydrolase, whose protein sequence is MVARRRSVERLRSLAAAALWPLAAASTPLVAQDPTGIWRIEEWRPGVLASVVQEGVPYSQYATSLIVIGSDGVLVVDTRDTPRAALDLLREIRARTDLPVRWVVNSHWHWDHMGGNQVFADSFPNVQIVAQANAARRIREDGEARFQEEIDRLTARSERLQRWLTNGETDDGRALSEADRQQVEDVLDRDQVRVQDLGAVRVTAPTLEVQDAWSPPGWEGMVEVRHPGPAHTDGDLIVRLPGAGVMAVGDVIEQGLPWFGDGTVGGTREVLDHLDDLLPLPGHGPVPADRSLLNGQRAFLDAACTVLERVWTSDQPVDEALLALDLDAHAAAFPGVGREALIDFVRGVLEQRANERRAGAAGLL